The Flavobacterium sp. 123 genome contains a region encoding:
- the yidD gene encoding membrane protein insertion efficiency factor YidD yields the protein MLSKIVIYPFVLLVRFYQVAISPFTPAACRFEPTCSSYMLEALQTHGLIYGGFLGMKRILSCHPWGKSGYDPVPKKNCNHKH from the coding sequence ATGTTATCAAAAATAGTTATCTATCCTTTTGTGCTTTTAGTTCGTTTTTATCAAGTTGCCATTTCCCCCTTTACGCCCGCAGCTTGTAGATTTGAACCTACTTGTTCTTCCTATATGTTAGAAGCTTTACAAACCCACGGCTTGATTTACGGTGGTTTTTTAGGAATGAAACGAATTCTTAGCTGTCACCCTTGGGGGAAAAGCGGATATGATCCAGTTCCAAAAAAAAATTGCAATCATAAACATTAA